Proteins from a genomic interval of Polaribacter sejongensis:
- a CDS encoding M56 family metallopeptidase: MINYILQVILFQVLFLAIYDFFLSKETFFTKNRWYLLTTPILSFVLPFIKIPTFQKAVPKEMIIYLPEIFLSPEKVIQKTVMYQSVSEVNYINILFYVGVAIFSVLFLVKFLKIISLISKNEIVKKPSYKLVLLPEETKAFSFFNFIFLGQEIPVSQQQQIIAHEFVHSKQKHSFDLLFFEFLKIVMWFNPMIYFYQKRITLLHEYISDEVAAKSATKEMYINNLLSNFFQVENIAFVNQFYKKTLIKKRIIMMKKTQSKKMNQLKYLVLIPVLASMLFYTSCASKATVNRLTESEKIAHENLKNVALENQNLKDSISKLNDEIAFNLKSNKFLKKKLYDKVDERVKAERDGNFVSFMIIDKAPTFPGCESGDKKCFSKGVQKHFGKYFDADMVNTLGLDAGRKRVFVGFKIDSEGNVVDIAARAPHPKIKAEVIRVMKSLPKMIPGEQDGEKVGVKYSIPFAVIVEKKV, translated from the coding sequence ATGATTAATTATATTTTACAAGTCATATTATTTCAAGTATTGTTCTTGGCTATTTATGATTTTTTCTTAAGTAAAGAAACCTTCTTTACAAAAAACAGATGGTATTTACTTACAACACCCATTTTATCTTTTGTGTTGCCATTTATAAAAATACCAACGTTTCAAAAAGCAGTTCCGAAAGAAATGATTATCTATTTACCAGAAATCTTTTTATCACCAGAAAAAGTGATACAGAAAACTGTAATGTATCAATCTGTAAGTGAAGTAAATTATATAAATATATTATTTTATGTAGGCGTTGCTATTTTTTCAGTCTTATTTTTAGTCAAGTTTTTAAAAATTATCAGCTTAATTAGCAAAAATGAAATTGTTAAAAAACCATCTTACAAATTGGTTTTACTACCTGAAGAAACCAAAGCATTTTCTTTTTTTAACTTCATATTTTTAGGACAAGAAATTCCCGTTTCTCAACAGCAGCAAATTATAGCACATGAGTTTGTACATAGCAAACAAAAACATTCATTCGATTTGTTATTCTTCGAGTTTTTAAAAATCGTCATGTGGTTTAACCCTATGATTTATTTCTATCAGAAAAGAATCACTTTACTACATGAGTACATTTCTGACGAAGTGGCTGCAAAATCAGCAACCAAAGAAATGTATATCAATAATTTATTATCCAACTTTTTTCAAGTTGAAAACATAGCGTTTGTCAATCAATTTTATAAAAAAACCTTAATTAAAAAAAGAATTATTATGATGAAGAAAACACAATCAAAAAAAATGAATCAATTAAAATATTTGGTCTTGATTCCGGTATTGGCAAGTATGTTATTTTACACTTCTTGTGCCTCAAAAGCTACAGTAAATAGATTGACAGAGTCTGAAAAAATTGCACATGAAAATTTAAAAAATGTTGCTTTAGAAAATCAAAATTTAAAGGATTCCATTAGTAAGTTAAATGATGAAATAGCATTTAATTTAAAATCTAATAAATTTCTGAAAAAGAAACTATATGATAAAGTTGATGAAAGAGTAAAAGCTGAAAGAGATGGTAATTTTGTTTCTTTTATGATAATTGACAAAGCACCTACTTTCCCTGGCTGTGAATCTGGAGATAAAAAATGTTTTTCTAAAGGTGTTCAAAAACATTTTGGAAAATATTTTGATGCAGATATGGTAAATACACTTGGTTTAGATGCTGGTAGAAAAAGAGTTTTTGTTGGCTTTAAAATAGATAGTGAAGGGAATGTTGTAGATATTGCGGCAAGAGCTCCACATCCAAAAATTAAAGCAGAGGTTATTAGGGTAATGAAGTCTTTACCTAAAATGATTCCAGGAGAACAAGATGGTGAAAAAGTAGGAGTAAAATATTCAATTCCGTTTGCAGTAATAGTAGAGAAAAAGGTTTAG
- the obgE gene encoding GTPase ObgE, translating into MTEGNFVDYIKIYASSGKGGQGSMHLHREKYITKGGPDGGDGGRGGHIILRGDKNMWTLFHLKFKRHFRAESGGGGSASRSSGADADDIYIDVPLGTIIKDADTDEVIIEITEHQKEVVLLRGGKGGLGNWNFKSSTNQTPRYAQPGMDGFDGWFRMELKLLADVGLVGFPNAGKSTLLSVLTSAKPKIADYAFTTLKPNLGIVEHRNHQTFVIADIPGIIEGAAEGKGLGHRFLRHIERNSALLFLVPADSDDINKEYEILLNELKQHNPELLDKDRLLAISKTDMLDEELEAEIKADLPKGVEAIFISSVAQKGLQELKDKLWKMLN; encoded by the coding sequence ATGACTGAAGGAAATTTTGTCGATTACATAAAAATATACGCTTCTTCTGGTAAAGGCGGACAAGGTTCTATGCACTTACATAGAGAAAAGTATATTACCAAAGGTGGACCTGACGGTGGAGACGGTGGACGTGGAGGACACATTATTTTACGTGGTGATAAAAACATGTGGACGTTGTTTCATCTAAAATTTAAACGTCATTTTAGAGCCGAAAGTGGTGGTGGCGGAAGTGCTAGTAGAAGTTCTGGTGCAGATGCAGATGATATTTATATTGATGTGCCTTTAGGTACCATTATTAAAGATGCTGATACTGACGAAGTAATAATAGAAATTACAGAACATCAAAAAGAAGTAGTTTTATTACGTGGAGGAAAAGGAGGTCTAGGAAACTGGAACTTTAAATCTTCTACAAATCAAACACCAAGATACGCTCAACCTGGAATGGATGGTTTTGATGGTTGGTTTAGAATGGAATTAAAACTATTAGCAGATGTTGGTTTGGTTGGTTTCCCTAATGCAGGAAAATCTACTTTATTGTCTGTTTTAACTTCTGCAAAACCAAAAATTGCAGATTATGCTTTTACTACTTTAAAACCGAATTTAGGTATTGTAGAACATAGAAATCATCAAACATTTGTAATTGCAGATATTCCTGGAATTATTGAAGGTGCTGCTGAAGGAAAAGGATTAGGACATCGTTTTTTACGTCATATAGAACGTAACTCGGCGTTGTTATTCTTAGTTCCCGCAGATAGTGATGACATTAATAAAGAATATGAAATTCTTTTAAACGAGCTAAAACAACACAATCCAGAATTGTTAGATAAAGACCGTTTATTAGCTATTTCTAAAACAGATATGTTAGATGAAGAGCTAGAAGCAGAAATAAAAGCAGATTTACCAAAAGGTGTCGAGGCTATATTTATATCTTCTGTTGCTCAAAAAGGATTACAAGAATTGAAAGACAAACTTTGGAAAATGTTGAATTAG
- a CDS encoding adenylate kinase: MSIIKLQDLYFKPFITKEEIAVIVKQLAVQVKEDLPKGEVPIFVGILNGCFLFAADFVREFNGDCEVSFVKLASYSGTTSTENVKQLVGINEDLTGRTVIILEDIIDTGNTLQEIYNIFRDKNLKQLKVATLFFKPDVFRKELPIDYIGKGIEDKFIVGYGLDYNGLGRNYPAIYQLSTQPKMKNIVLFGPPGAGKGTQADFLKDMYNLVHISTGDVFRFNIKNKTELGLLAKKYMDEGDLVPDQVTINMLKAEVEKNADANGFIFDGFPRTESQAEALDAFLAEKGEQINGMVALEVPEDALVTRLLERGKTSGRTDDTDESKIRNRFNEYNTKTAVLKDYFEAQNKYYGVNGLGSIEEITQRIAKVFDTL, encoded by the coding sequence ATGAGTATTATAAAACTTCAAGATCTATATTTTAAACCTTTTATTACTAAGGAAGAAATTGCAGTAATCGTAAAGCAATTAGCAGTACAAGTAAAAGAAGACTTACCTAAAGGGGAAGTTCCTATTTTTGTAGGAATTTTAAACGGGTGCTTTTTATTTGCAGCAGACTTTGTTAGAGAATTTAATGGAGATTGTGAGGTTTCTTTTGTAAAATTAGCTTCTTATAGCGGCACTACTTCTACAGAAAACGTAAAACAATTAGTAGGTATTAATGAAGATTTAACAGGAAGAACTGTAATTATATTAGAAGATATTATAGATACAGGGAACACTCTTCAAGAAATTTATAATATCTTTAGAGATAAAAATTTAAAACAATTAAAAGTTGCAACGTTATTTTTTAAACCAGACGTATTTAGAAAAGAACTACCAATCGATTATATCGGAAAAGGAATTGAAGATAAATTTATTGTTGGTTACGGATTAGATTATAATGGTTTAGGGAGAAACTACCCTGCAATTTATCAATTATCAACACAACCTAAAATGAAAAACATCGTATTATTTGGCCCTCCAGGTGCAGGGAAAGGAACACAAGCAGATTTTTTAAAGGACATGTACAACTTAGTGCATATCTCTACAGGAGATGTATTCCGTTTTAACATTAAAAATAAAACTGAATTAGGCTTGTTAGCTAAAAAATATATGGATGAAGGAGATTTAGTTCCGGATCAAGTAACTATAAATATGCTAAAAGCTGAAGTTGAAAAAAATGCTGATGCAAATGGCTTTATTTTTGATGGGTTTCCTAGAACAGAATCTCAAGCAGAAGCATTAGATGCTTTTTTAGCTGAAAAAGGAGAACAAATAAACGGAATGGTAGCTTTAGAAGTTCCTGAAGATGCTTTAGTAACTCGTTTATTAGAAAGAGGAAAAACAAGCGGAAGAACTGATGATACTGATGAAAGTAAAATTAGAAACCGTTTTAATGAATACAATACCAAAACAGCTGTTTTAAAAGATTATTTTGAAGCTCAGAATAAATACTATGGCGTTAATGGTTTGGGTTCTATTGAAGAAATTACACAAAGAATTGCAAAAGTATTTGATACTTTATAA
- the secDF gene encoding protein translocase subunit SecDF — protein sequence MQNKGLIKLFAILFGIVSLYQLSFTFLATKVEDDAVAYAESKGDNIDARQKATFERKYLDSVANQEIINLGVASYSYNDVKDKEMNLGLDLKGGVNAILQVSVKEVLKSLANDSKNVAFNQALEAADEAQKSSNATYLDLFFEEFEKVAGDTKLSDPSIFGTKALSEKITFNEANATVKATLQEEINSSIGTAFEVLRSRIDKFGVTQPNIQRIGNSGRIQIELPGAKDIERVTRLITSKAELQFWEVYTNVEVQNYFFTANAKIAEILKDNSAAEKVIDSTKTDDIDDLLGESIDSTDVNQKNLFTYLFPNVAQSQQQMSSLVGQARVLDTAMVNDLLSRKDVKALLPNELKYVKFLWDYKSNKGTDGTELIGLYAIKGSRSGNATIEGDVILDASQVFDQLNKPEVSMTMNSSGTKQWAKMTTENQGKFVAVVLDDYVYTAPSVNTPITGGRTSISGGTMTITEAEDIATVLKAGKLPAAARIIQIEVVGPSLGQESIDHSIQSFGLAILLVLVWMALYYGKAGLYADIALAVNILFIFGILASFNAVLTLPGIAGIILTIGMSVDANVIIFERIKESLAIKKGLKQSVEEGFSIKGALSAIIDANITTLLTGVILYVFGTGPIKGFALTLMIGIATSLFTAVFITRLLIDRSINKGGKLTFNTSISKGWFQNINIEFLRKRKIAYIVSGAVIIAGIVSIFSIGLKQGVDFKGGRSYVVRFDQSMNATEVASTLKDAFGTAPEVKTYGSDRQLKITTVYKIDEDGQDVDDQVQSALFTGLKSYLGTTTYENFKPGFEKEGSGVMSYMKVEPTIADDIKTSALYAVFGSLLVVFLYILLRFRKVSFSIGAVTAVFHDVLIVLSVFSITYSFMPFDMEIGQSFIAAILTVVGYSLNDTVVIFDRIREFTGTHPNWKYSEVVDKALSSTLGRTINTSLTTLLVMLAIFLFGGDSIKGFMFALIIGVVVGTYSSLFVATPIMFDTSKKEEKNN from the coding sequence ATGCAAAACAAAGGACTTATAAAGTTATTTGCTATCCTTTTTGGAATAGTAAGTTTATACCAATTATCATTTACATTTTTAGCCACTAAGGTAGAAGATGACGCTGTAGCTTACGCTGAGAGCAAAGGTGATAATATTGATGCAAGACAAAAAGCTACTTTTGAGAGAAAGTACTTAGACAGTGTTGCAAACCAAGAGATTATTAATTTAGGTGTTGCCTCTTACAGCTACAATGATGTAAAAGACAAAGAAATGAATCTTGGTCTAGATTTAAAAGGTGGTGTTAATGCTATTTTGCAAGTATCTGTAAAAGAAGTTTTAAAAAGCTTAGCTAACGACTCTAAAAACGTTGCTTTTAACCAAGCACTAGAGGCTGCAGATGAAGCTCAAAAAAGTAGTAACGCTACTTATTTAGACTTATTTTTTGAAGAGTTTGAAAAAGTTGCAGGAGACACTAAATTAAGTGATCCTTCTATTTTTGGAACAAAAGCTTTAAGCGAGAAAATTACTTTTAACGAAGCAAATGCTACCGTTAAAGCAACTTTACAAGAAGAGATTAACAGTTCTATTGGTACTGCTTTTGAAGTATTAAGAAGTAGAATTGATAAATTTGGTGTTACACAACCAAACATTCAAAGAATTGGAAATTCTGGTAGAATTCAAATTGAATTACCAGGAGCAAAAGATATTGAGCGTGTTACTCGTTTAATTACTAGTAAAGCAGAATTACAGTTTTGGGAAGTTTATACCAATGTAGAAGTTCAGAATTACTTTTTTACTGCAAATGCTAAAATTGCTGAAATCTTAAAAGACAACAGTGCAGCAGAAAAAGTAATCGACTCAACTAAAACAGATGATATTGATGATTTATTAGGTGAATCAATCGATTCTACAGATGTAAATCAAAAAAACCTTTTCACCTATTTATTTCCTAACGTAGCACAATCTCAGCAACAAATGAGTTCTCTAGTAGGACAAGCTAGAGTGTTAGATACGGCAATGGTAAATGATTTATTAAGCAGAAAAGACGTAAAAGCTTTATTGCCTAACGAATTAAAGTACGTTAAATTCTTATGGGATTATAAATCTAACAAAGGTACAGACGGAACTGAGCTAATTGGATTATATGCAATTAAAGGAAGCCGTAGTGGTAATGCTACTATTGAGGGTGATGTTATTTTAGATGCTTCTCAAGTATTTGACCAATTAAATAAGCCAGAAGTTTCTATGACTATGAACAGTTCTGGAACAAAACAATGGGCTAAAATGACTACCGAAAACCAAGGTAAATTTGTTGCTGTTGTATTAGATGACTATGTATATACTGCTCCTTCTGTAAATACGCCAATTACTGGAGGTAGAACTTCTATTTCTGGTGGAACAATGACAATTACAGAAGCAGAAGATATTGCTACTGTATTAAAAGCGGGTAAATTACCTGCAGCTGCAAGAATTATTCAAATAGAAGTTGTAGGGCCATCATTAGGACAAGAATCTATAGATCATAGTATTCAATCTTTTGGATTAGCTATTTTATTAGTATTAGTTTGGATGGCTTTATATTACGGAAAAGCTGGTTTATATGCAGACATCGCTTTAGCGGTAAACATCTTATTTATCTTCGGAATTTTAGCTTCTTTCAACGCCGTGTTAACATTGCCTGGTATTGCAGGTATTATCTTAACCATTGGTATGTCTGTAGATGCAAACGTAATTATCTTTGAAAGGATCAAGGAAAGTTTAGCTATTAAGAAAGGATTAAAACAGTCTGTAGAAGAAGGGTTCTCTATTAAAGGAGCTTTATCTGCAATTATAGATGCAAATATTACAACGCTTTTAACAGGTGTTATTTTATATGTTTTTGGTACAGGACCAATTAAAGGTTTTGCTTTAACATTAATGATTGGTATTGCAACGTCATTATTTACAGCAGTATTTATTACTCGTTTATTAATAGACAGATCTATTAACAAAGGTGGTAAATTAACATTTAATACTTCTATCTCTAAAGGATGGTTCCAAAACATAAATATAGAATTCTTAAGAAAACGTAAAATTGCGTACATCGTTTCTGGTGCTGTAATTATTGCAGGTATTGTTTCTATTTTCTCTATCGGATTAAAGCAAGGTGTAGATTTTAAAGGAGGACGTTCTTACGTTGTTCGTTTCGATCAAAGCATGAATGCTACAGAAGTTGCTTCTACTTTAAAAGATGCTTTTGGTACGGCTCCAGAAGTAAAAACATACGGTTCTGATCGTCAATTAAAAATAACAACAGTTTATAAAATTGATGAAGATGGACAAGATGTAGATGACCAAGTTCAGAGTGCATTATTTACAGGATTAAAATCTTATTTAGGAACAACTACTTATGAAAACTTTAAACCAGGTTTCGAAAAAGAAGGTTCTGGTGTAATGAGTTATATGAAAGTAGAGCCAACTATTGCAGATGATATTAAAACATCAGCATTATACGCGGTATTTGGATCATTATTAGTTGTTTTCTTATACATCTTATTACGTTTTAGAAAGGTATCTTTCTCTATTGGAGCTGTAACTGCAGTTTTCCATGATGTTTTAATTGTATTAAGTGTATTCTCTATTACATACAGCTTTATGCCTTTTGATATGGAAATAGGTCAATCATTTATAGCAGCAATTCTAACCGTAGTTGGATACTCTCTGAATGATACTGTGGTTATTTTCGATAGAATTAGAGAGTTTACAGGAACACATCCTAATTGGAAATACAGCGAAGTTGTAGACAAAGCATTAAGCTCTACTTTAGGTAGAACTATAAATACATCTTTAACAACATTATTAGTAATGTTAGCAATCTTCTTATTTGGAGGAGACTCTATTAAAGGATTTATGTTCGCCTTAATTATTGGTGTAGTAGTAGGTACCTATTCATCATTATTTGTGGCAACACCAATTATGTTTGATACTTCTAAAAAAGAAGAAAAAAATAATTAA
- the recQ gene encoding DNA helicase RecQ has translation MKNQTHTLLKNVYGYDNFRPLQEEIINRTIDGKDSFVLMPTGGGKSICFQIPALVFDGITIVVSPLISLMKDQVQALKSNGIKADFFNSSISPQEENDVIGRAMNGELQLLYLSPEKLISVSNTWLRELNIKLVAIDEAHCVSMWGHDFRPEYTQLKVFRNSLPKVPFMALTATADKSARKDIEDQLGLTNSKLFISSFDRKNLSIEVRGQVPKQKKLQEIGNFIERRKEQSGIIYCLSRKNTEEVASHLKQRGHSVAFYHAGMNNEEREKTQTDFINDDTKIIVATIAFGMGIDKSNVRFVIHYNLPKNLEGYYQEIGRAGRDGLPSETILYYNMRDFVLYSQFADGGANSDMQKEKLNRMLQFAEAKSCRRKILLSYFGEHLTENCGNCDVCENPPKDFEGTVITQKALSGIARMKEKDGITMLINVLRGSNNADIHSKQYYNLKTYGIGKDVSFFDWRDYVIQMANQGLIEIMYSENSALKISPIGWAVLKGEKTIRLTTPLTSDDKKKKAKTIKATIGSEANKDLFTELKKIRYSIAKEENMPAYIIFNDKTLKLMASELPTTENEFLAISGVGMNKMEKYGDEFMSVIRKFKSVAKPRKVSTMQHTFNLYQEGFNASEIAEKRNLSITTVFSHLSQLYMEGKEVELEKLVDTKVIDKVRIAFNELDRKVALKPIYEKLNEEVSYGEIRLSITLILKNE, from the coding sequence ATACGGTTACGACAACTTTCGTCCTTTACAGGAAGAAATAATCAACAGAACCATAGACGGAAAAGATAGTTTTGTACTAATGCCTACCGGAGGAGGGAAATCAATTTGTTTCCAAATTCCCGCATTGGTTTTTGATGGAATTACCATTGTAGTTTCACCATTGATTTCATTAATGAAAGATCAAGTACAAGCCTTAAAATCTAACGGAATAAAAGCTGATTTTTTTAACAGCTCCATTTCTCCGCAAGAAGAAAACGATGTAATTGGTAGAGCAATGAATGGAGAATTACAATTATTGTATTTATCTCCAGAAAAATTAATATCCGTAAGCAATACTTGGCTTAGAGAATTAAACATAAAATTAGTCGCTATTGATGAAGCACATTGTGTTAGTATGTGGGGACACGATTTTAGACCTGAGTACACACAACTAAAAGTTTTTAGAAACTCTTTACCGAAAGTACCTTTTATGGCTTTAACCGCTACTGCGGATAAATCTGCTAGAAAAGATATTGAAGACCAATTGGGCTTAACAAACTCTAAATTATTTATTTCTTCTTTTGATCGAAAAAACTTAAGCATAGAAGTTAGAGGTCAAGTTCCAAAACAGAAAAAGCTACAAGAAATCGGCAATTTTATAGAACGACGAAAAGAACAAAGTGGTATTATTTACTGTTTGAGTAGAAAAAACACCGAAGAAGTAGCGAGTCACCTGAAGCAAAGAGGTCATTCTGTAGCATTTTATCATGCCGGAATGAATAATGAAGAAAGAGAAAAAACACAAACGGATTTTATAAATGACGATACTAAAATAATTGTAGCTACGATTGCTTTTGGAATGGGGATTGACAAATCAAATGTTCGATTTGTAATTCATTATAATTTACCAAAAAACTTAGAAGGCTATTATCAAGAAATAGGAAGAGCAGGAAGAGACGGATTGCCATCAGAAACTATCCTCTACTACAACATGAGAGATTTTGTATTATACAGCCAATTTGCAGATGGTGGAGCAAATAGCGATATGCAAAAAGAAAAACTAAACAGAATGCTTCAATTTGCAGAAGCTAAATCGTGTAGAAGAAAAATATTATTATCCTATTTTGGAGAGCATCTCACAGAAAACTGTGGAAATTGTGATGTTTGCGAAAATCCTCCTAAAGATTTTGAAGGCACTGTTATAACTCAAAAAGCACTTTCTGGAATTGCAAGAATGAAAGAAAAAGACGGAATTACTATGTTAATTAATGTTTTAAGAGGAAGTAACAATGCAGATATCCACTCCAAACAGTATTATAATCTAAAAACATACGGAATAGGAAAAGATGTTAGTTTTTTTGATTGGCGAGATTATGTAATTCAAATGGCAAACCAAGGTTTGATAGAAATTATGTATAGCGAAAATTCTGCTTTAAAAATATCACCCATCGGGTGGGCAGTTTTAAAAGGAGAAAAAACAATACGACTAACAACACCTCTAACTTCAGATGACAAAAAGAAGAAAGCAAAAACTATAAAAGCAACAATTGGAAGTGAAGCAAATAAAGATTTATTTACAGAACTAAAAAAAATAAGATATTCCATTGCTAAAGAAGAAAACATGCCAGCGTATATCATTTTTAATGACAAAACATTAAAATTAATGGCAAGTGAACTTCCAACAACCGAAAATGAATTTTTAGCTATTTCTGGGGTTGGAATGAACAAAATGGAAAAGTACGGTGACGAATTTATGAGCGTGATTCGTAAATTTAAAAGCGTGGCAAAACCTAGAAAAGTTAGTACAATGCAACACACGTTTAATTTATACCAAGAAGGTTTTAATGCTTCAGAAATTGCAGAAAAAAGAAACTTATCTATCACTACTGTTTTTTCACACCTTTCTCAATTGTATATGGAAGGAAAAGAGGTGGAATTAGAAAAACTTGTGGATACAAAAGTTATAGATAAAGTACGAATTGCTTTTAATGAATTAGATCGTAAAGTAGCATTGAAACCCATTTACGAAAAACTAAACGAAGAAGTTTCTTATGGGGAAATAAGGTTGAGTATTACACTCATTTTAAAAAACGAATAA